The following DNA comes from Desulfovibrio intestinalis.
TCGCCCCCAGGCAGAGCGGCAAAGGCTTCAACCGTATGGTCACGCATACCGGCTGATGATCCGCCTGAAACCACAATGACATCATACTGGACGGCAAGCTTGGCAAGGGTCGCCCTGAGGTCGTCCGCATCGTCACGCACAAGTCCGGTTCGTTGGGCCTGGCCGCCTGCTTCGCGGCACAGGGCGGTGAGGCTGTACGCATTGACATCACGGATTTTACCCGGCGGTGGCGTTTCAGTTGCGGGAACAATCTCATCACCGGTGGAAAGCACGGCTACACGTGGGCTGCATCTCACGCCGATTGTGTTGACGCCGAATGCCGCCAGAAGCCCCACATCCTGAGGCCGCAGGCGATGCCCGGCGGGCAGTAGAGGTGCGCCGGCCGTAGCGTCATCATCACGCAGAATCACATTGTCGCCTGGGGCCTGGCTGCGGGTGAGCTCAATCAACTTGCCTCCGGCAGGGCGGGAATACTCCACCATGGCTACACAGTCCGCACCCTGTGGCAACATGCCGCCTGTGAGAATGCGCGCGGCTTGCCCTTCCTGAATGACGATTTCTGGGGCTGCGCCCATGGGGCAGTCGCCCACGCACTCCACCAGAGCCGGGCTGCCTTCTTGAGCGCCGAACAGATCCCGCGCACGCACGGCGTAGCCGTCTACAGTGGAACGGTCAAAGCCGGGCAAATCGGCGGGGGCGGTAAATGCGCAGGTCAGATGGCGATTTAGTGCATTATCAAGAAGAACCTGTTCCTCCCCCAGGACTGGAAAAGTACGGATATGCTTAATGACCGTTTCCACAGATTGTAAGGTCAGAAAAGGTTTCACGCGGGCCTCCGGATGGCAGTCTTCGGGGTGGATAACCCTTTAAATTTAACTGCAAATATTGCCAAAGAGCAATACATAAAGGCAAAAAAAATAGCCACGGCTTTGATCGCCTAACAAAGCAGTTCAATTGCGGTTTGGCCG
Coding sequences within:
- the glp gene encoding gephyrin-like molybdotransferase Glp is translated as MKPFLTLQSVETVIKHIRTFPVLGEEQVLLDNALNRHLTCAFTAPADLPGFDRSTVDGYAVRARDLFGAQEGSPALVECVGDCPMGAAPEIVIQEGQAARILTGGMLPQGADCVAMVEYSRPAGGKLIELTRSQAPGDNVILRDDDATAGAPLLPAGHRLRPQDVGLLAAFGVNTIGVRCSPRVAVLSTGDEIVPATETPPPGKIRDVNAYSLTALCREAGGQAQRTGLVRDDADDLRATLAKLAVQYDVIVVSGGSSAGMRDHTVEAFAALPGGEILTHGVAISPGKPFILARAVMDGRTVCLMGLPGHVASALVCARVFLTPLLHHLQGQISTAISPCIPARLARSVASAQGRRDYLRVRLNMLPQTNSHTDKEVSALYEAEPIMGVSGLITGMTAADGLLICAENREGFDAGDIVMIELFQ